Proteins from a genomic interval of Oncorhynchus clarkii lewisi isolate Uvic-CL-2024 chromosome 13, UVic_Ocla_1.0, whole genome shotgun sequence:
- the LOC139364723 gene encoding zinc finger CCCH domain-containing protein 7A isoform X1, translating to MLAREQVIHLKLYSFRDQDLKKQVNMSTLCQDRSSRWQDIENGLQFIQSTLPYPGTQERYEVFIQDLVRNLFGEGNDVFNEGEWMRSIEMYTEALSIAEYADSEDISVPTGTLEKLYANRAAAYLNIVPGLHDEALVDCEKALQLNEGNHRALYRKARALKELGRHKEAYEAVAKCSLAVPQDPNVIRLTQDLAKMLGLKIRKAYVRSKPALNVLPGSSYSGASNDKSHGSTSVEDIEIEVNQPTQETDGPDPAPPNLDPLAAMKVHPPRNERIEAESPPVSIIPSVSPVEVHTPEPIHVLVPLPIPISMPMPTLVNGARASPTQSYHLPMQKSRPDFDAEIIGDDLDDLLDQAGPGPTESPMIIPTMKGPIPFPTSAPSNSMPSPFLMPSHMNPFMHVASQCTVTLPPPYHKSQASGYSLGLDTFGVSSPLDSLDSLSMSEPQTGMQGVAYSQFNGYSQHPFMQLTDHDKPMGMALGMPDVTPLPAIVDLAKNPLADTHEFKQACSNCYVKTGLGVLDFTLYTEEHKCKKDILLGRIKNQQDKSWKLIRPRPTKSQYVGPYYICKDVAIGEGCRYPGHCTFAYCQEEIDVWSLERKGFICRDFLFDPFGPTSKINLTVPKILQEHHGIFMFLCGVCFDHKPRIISKTNKDNPSLCSHPVTKHAFEDQKCLVHILRENTVRYSKIRPYSPQNQMDICRHEVRYGCVREDECFYAHSLIELKVWMMQHQLGITPENIVHEASKFWNMEAGSQGSLQFTTPLKRFGPPNLKMQFVCGQCWRNGQVSEADKNKKYCTAKARHSWSKDKRVVLVSSIERKKWTTIRPLPTKKPIPSQFEICMHVSTGKKCQYIGNCTFAHSTEERDLWTYMKENNIPDMEQLYEHWLQSQKPGWSEEASNSAIKENGKQIHMPTDYAEEVAGNHCWLCGKNCNSDRQWQQHITSEKHREKVFNSEDDQNCWQYRFPTGTFRVCERYLKGTCTEEELCKLAHGNEELKEWTERREFLLMKLAKARKDHLIAPNDNDFGKYSFLLKDIK from the exons ATGCTGGCCAGGGAACAAGTCATACATCTTAAGCTGTACTCATTTAG AGACCAGGACCTAAAGAAACAGGTGaacatgtcaaccctgtgtcAGGACCGAAGCAGTCGCTGGCAGGATATTGAGAATGggctgcagttcatcca GTCAACTCTGCCCTATCCTGGGACTCAGGAACGATATGAG GTGTTCATTCAGGACCTTGTGAGGAATCTGTTTGGTGAAGGAAATGACGTGTTCAATGAAGGGGAATGGATGCGGTCTATAGAAATGTACACTGAGGCCTTGAGCATAGCAGAATATGCAGATTCGGAAGATATCAGTGTACCTACTGGAACGTTGGAAAAGCTGTATGCCAATCGAGCTGCTGCTTACTTGAACATAGTACCG GGTCTGCATGATGAAGCTCTAGTAGACTGTGAGAAAGCTCTTCAATTGAATGAGGGAAACCATAGAGCTCTTTATAGGAAAGCCAGAGCCTTGAAAGAGCTGGGCAGGCATAAAGAGGCCTATGAGGCTGTAGCGAAGTGCTCCCTTGCAGTGCCTCAG GATCCCAATGTCATACGATTGACTCAGGACCTGGCCAAAATGTTGGGATTGAAAATCCGTAAAGCCTATGTCAGGAGTAAG CCTGCCTTAAATGTTTTACCTGGATCAAGCTATTCAGGTGCATCCAATGACAAG TCTCATGGATCTACATCTGTGGAAGATATAGAAATTG AAGTGAATCAGCCCACTCAGGAAACTGATGGTCCAGACCCAGCCCCCCCGAACCTAGACCCATTGGCCGCCATGAAGGTGCACCCCCCTCGGAATGAGAGAATAGAAGCTGAGTCCCCCCCTGTCAGCATCATCCCTTCGGTCTCACCTGTTGAGGTTCACACCCCAGAACCCATTCATGTTCTGGTGCCCCTGCCTATTCCCATTTCCATGCCTATGCCTACGTTGGTCAATGGTGCCAGAGCCAGCCCTACCCAGTCTTACCATTTGCCAATGCAAAAGTCTCGCCCGGACTTCGATGCGGAAATTATTGGAGATGACCTGGATGATCTGCTGGACCAAGCTGGCCCCGGGCCCACAGAATCTCCCATG atCATCCCCACCATGAAGGGCCCTATCCCTTTTCCAACCAGTGCCCCTTCAAATTCCATGCCTAGTCCTTTCCTTATGCCATCTCACATGAACCCCTTTATGCATGTGGCATCACAGTGCACAGTGACTCTGCCTCCTCCCTACCACAAGTCACAAGCCAGCGGGTACTCTTTAGGTCTGGACACCTTCGGGGTCTCCTCTCCATTGGACTCACTGGACAGTCTCTCCATGTCAGAACCTCAGACAGGTATGCAAGGAGTTGCATACAGCCAGTTTAACG GATATAGTCAGCATCCATTCATGCAG TTGACTGACCATGATAAGCCAATGGGAATGGCCCTGGGGATGCCAGATGTAACCCCCCTCCCTGCAATTGTGGATCTGGCCAAAAATCCCCTGGCTGATACTCATGAATTCAAACAGGCATGCTCAAACTGCTATGTCAAAACTG GACTTGGAGTGTTGGATTTCACACTCTATACCGAAGAGCACAAATGCAAGAAGGACATATTACTTGGAAGGATAAAAAATCAACAAGACAAGTCATGGAAGCTGATCAGACCCAGACCGACAAAATCCCAGTATGTTGGACCATACTACATCTGCAAAG ATGTTGCCATTGGAGAGGGGTGCAGGTACCCTGGTCACTGCACATTTGCCTACTGCCAAGAGGAGATTGATGTTTGGTCCCTGGAGCGCAAAGGCTTCATCTGCAGAGACTTTCTCTTTGATCCATTTGGACCCACCAGTAAGATCAATCTGACTGTCCCGAAGATCCTACAGGAGCATCACGGGATATTCATGTTCCTCTGCGGG GTGTGTTTTGATCACAAACCCAGAATAATCAGCAAAACCAATAAGGACAACCCATCTCTTTGCTCTCACCCTGTGACAAAACATGCCTTTGAAGATCAGAA GTGCCTGGTCCACATTCTGAGGGAGAACACTGTGCGCTACTCCAAAATCCGTCCGTACAGTCCGCAGAACCAAATGGACATCTGTCGGCATGAGGTGCGCTACGGCTGCGTGCGGGAAGACGAGTGCTTCTATGCCCACAGCCTGATCGAGCTGAAGGTGTGGATGATGCAGCACCAGCTAG GCATCACTCCTGAAAATATAGTCCACGAGGCCAGTAAGTTTTGGAACATGGAGGCAGGCTCCCAAGGATCCCTG CAATTCACCACACCACTGAAGAGGTTTGGACCCCCAAATCTGAAGATGCAGTTTGTGTGTGGGCAGTGTTGGCGAAACGGCCAAGTTAGTGAGGCAGACAAGAACAAGAAGTACTGCACTGCCAAAGCCAGGCATTC GTGGTCAAAAGACAAACGAGTGGTGCTGGTGAGTTCCATCGAACGCAAGAAGTGGACAACGATCCGCCCTCTCCCAACAAAGAAGCCCATCCCGTCTCAGTTTGAG ATTTGTATGCACGTGTCTACTGGCAAAAAGTGCCAGTACATCGGAAACTGCACATTtgcacacagcacagaggaaaggGACCTGTGGACATACATGAAAGAGAACAACA TTCCTGACATGGAGCAGCTGTATGAGCACTGGCTGCAGTCTCAGAAGCCTGGCTGGAGCGAGGAGGCCTCCAACAGCGCCATCAAGGAGAACGGGAAGCAGATCCACATGCCCACAGACTATGCTGAGGAGGTG GCTGGCAACCACTGTTGGCTTTGTGGTAAGAACTGCAACAGTGACCGGCAGTGGCAGCAGCACATCACCtcagaaaaacacagagagaaagtgtTTAACTCTGAGGACGATCAGAACTGCTGGCAGTATCGCTTCCCGACTGGCACCTTTAGAGTTTGCGAGAG ATACCTTAAAGGCACTTGCACAGAGGAGGAGTTGTGTAAACTGGCTCATGGAAACGAGGAACTAAAGGAATGGACGGAGCGCAGGGAGTTCCTTTTGATGAAACTGGCCAAAGCAAGAAAAGACCATCTTATAGCCCCAAATGACAATGACTTTGGCAAATATAGTTTTCTGCTTAAAGACATAAAGTAA
- the LOC139364723 gene encoding zinc finger CCCH domain-containing protein 7A isoform X2 → MLAREQVIHLKLYSFRDQDLKKQVNMSTLCQDRSSRWQDIENGLQFIQSTLPYPGTQERYEVFIQDLVRNLFGEGNDVFNEGEWMRSIEMYTEALSIAEYADSEDISVPTGTLEKLYANRAAAYLNIVPGLHDEALVDCEKALQLNEGNHRALYRKARALKELGRHKEAYEAVAKCSLAVPQDPNVIRLTQDLAKMLGLKIRKAYVRSKPALNVLPGSSYSGASNDKSHGSTSVEDIEIEVNQPTQETDGPDPAPPNLDPLAAMKVHPPRNERIEAESPPVSIIPSVSPVEVHTPEPIHVLVPLPIPISMPMPTLVNGARASPTQSYHLPMQKSRPDFDAEIIGDDLDDLLDQAGPGPTESPMIIPTMKGPIPFPTSAPSNSMPSPFLMPSHMNPFMHVASQCTVTLPPPYHKSQASGYSLGLDTFGVSSPLDSLDSLSMSEPQTGYSQHPFMQLTDHDKPMGMALGMPDVTPLPAIVDLAKNPLADTHEFKQACSNCYVKTGLGVLDFTLYTEEHKCKKDILLGRIKNQQDKSWKLIRPRPTKSQYVGPYYICKDVAIGEGCRYPGHCTFAYCQEEIDVWSLERKGFICRDFLFDPFGPTSKINLTVPKILQEHHGIFMFLCGVCFDHKPRIISKTNKDNPSLCSHPVTKHAFEDQKCLVHILRENTVRYSKIRPYSPQNQMDICRHEVRYGCVREDECFYAHSLIELKVWMMQHQLGITPENIVHEASKFWNMEAGSQGSLQFTTPLKRFGPPNLKMQFVCGQCWRNGQVSEADKNKKYCTAKARHSWSKDKRVVLVSSIERKKWTTIRPLPTKKPIPSQFEICMHVSTGKKCQYIGNCTFAHSTEERDLWTYMKENNIPDMEQLYEHWLQSQKPGWSEEASNSAIKENGKQIHMPTDYAEEVAGNHCWLCGKNCNSDRQWQQHITSEKHREKVFNSEDDQNCWQYRFPTGTFRVCERYLKGTCTEEELCKLAHGNEELKEWTERREFLLMKLAKARKDHLIAPNDNDFGKYSFLLKDIK, encoded by the exons ATGCTGGCCAGGGAACAAGTCATACATCTTAAGCTGTACTCATTTAG AGACCAGGACCTAAAGAAACAGGTGaacatgtcaaccctgtgtcAGGACCGAAGCAGTCGCTGGCAGGATATTGAGAATGggctgcagttcatcca GTCAACTCTGCCCTATCCTGGGACTCAGGAACGATATGAG GTGTTCATTCAGGACCTTGTGAGGAATCTGTTTGGTGAAGGAAATGACGTGTTCAATGAAGGGGAATGGATGCGGTCTATAGAAATGTACACTGAGGCCTTGAGCATAGCAGAATATGCAGATTCGGAAGATATCAGTGTACCTACTGGAACGTTGGAAAAGCTGTATGCCAATCGAGCTGCTGCTTACTTGAACATAGTACCG GGTCTGCATGATGAAGCTCTAGTAGACTGTGAGAAAGCTCTTCAATTGAATGAGGGAAACCATAGAGCTCTTTATAGGAAAGCCAGAGCCTTGAAAGAGCTGGGCAGGCATAAAGAGGCCTATGAGGCTGTAGCGAAGTGCTCCCTTGCAGTGCCTCAG GATCCCAATGTCATACGATTGACTCAGGACCTGGCCAAAATGTTGGGATTGAAAATCCGTAAAGCCTATGTCAGGAGTAAG CCTGCCTTAAATGTTTTACCTGGATCAAGCTATTCAGGTGCATCCAATGACAAG TCTCATGGATCTACATCTGTGGAAGATATAGAAATTG AAGTGAATCAGCCCACTCAGGAAACTGATGGTCCAGACCCAGCCCCCCCGAACCTAGACCCATTGGCCGCCATGAAGGTGCACCCCCCTCGGAATGAGAGAATAGAAGCTGAGTCCCCCCCTGTCAGCATCATCCCTTCGGTCTCACCTGTTGAGGTTCACACCCCAGAACCCATTCATGTTCTGGTGCCCCTGCCTATTCCCATTTCCATGCCTATGCCTACGTTGGTCAATGGTGCCAGAGCCAGCCCTACCCAGTCTTACCATTTGCCAATGCAAAAGTCTCGCCCGGACTTCGATGCGGAAATTATTGGAGATGACCTGGATGATCTGCTGGACCAAGCTGGCCCCGGGCCCACAGAATCTCCCATG atCATCCCCACCATGAAGGGCCCTATCCCTTTTCCAACCAGTGCCCCTTCAAATTCCATGCCTAGTCCTTTCCTTATGCCATCTCACATGAACCCCTTTATGCATGTGGCATCACAGTGCACAGTGACTCTGCCTCCTCCCTACCACAAGTCACAAGCCAGCGGGTACTCTTTAGGTCTGGACACCTTCGGGGTCTCCTCTCCATTGGACTCACTGGACAGTCTCTCCATGTCAGAACCTCAGACAG GATATAGTCAGCATCCATTCATGCAG TTGACTGACCATGATAAGCCAATGGGAATGGCCCTGGGGATGCCAGATGTAACCCCCCTCCCTGCAATTGTGGATCTGGCCAAAAATCCCCTGGCTGATACTCATGAATTCAAACAGGCATGCTCAAACTGCTATGTCAAAACTG GACTTGGAGTGTTGGATTTCACACTCTATACCGAAGAGCACAAATGCAAGAAGGACATATTACTTGGAAGGATAAAAAATCAACAAGACAAGTCATGGAAGCTGATCAGACCCAGACCGACAAAATCCCAGTATGTTGGACCATACTACATCTGCAAAG ATGTTGCCATTGGAGAGGGGTGCAGGTACCCTGGTCACTGCACATTTGCCTACTGCCAAGAGGAGATTGATGTTTGGTCCCTGGAGCGCAAAGGCTTCATCTGCAGAGACTTTCTCTTTGATCCATTTGGACCCACCAGTAAGATCAATCTGACTGTCCCGAAGATCCTACAGGAGCATCACGGGATATTCATGTTCCTCTGCGGG GTGTGTTTTGATCACAAACCCAGAATAATCAGCAAAACCAATAAGGACAACCCATCTCTTTGCTCTCACCCTGTGACAAAACATGCCTTTGAAGATCAGAA GTGCCTGGTCCACATTCTGAGGGAGAACACTGTGCGCTACTCCAAAATCCGTCCGTACAGTCCGCAGAACCAAATGGACATCTGTCGGCATGAGGTGCGCTACGGCTGCGTGCGGGAAGACGAGTGCTTCTATGCCCACAGCCTGATCGAGCTGAAGGTGTGGATGATGCAGCACCAGCTAG GCATCACTCCTGAAAATATAGTCCACGAGGCCAGTAAGTTTTGGAACATGGAGGCAGGCTCCCAAGGATCCCTG CAATTCACCACACCACTGAAGAGGTTTGGACCCCCAAATCTGAAGATGCAGTTTGTGTGTGGGCAGTGTTGGCGAAACGGCCAAGTTAGTGAGGCAGACAAGAACAAGAAGTACTGCACTGCCAAAGCCAGGCATTC GTGGTCAAAAGACAAACGAGTGGTGCTGGTGAGTTCCATCGAACGCAAGAAGTGGACAACGATCCGCCCTCTCCCAACAAAGAAGCCCATCCCGTCTCAGTTTGAG ATTTGTATGCACGTGTCTACTGGCAAAAAGTGCCAGTACATCGGAAACTGCACATTtgcacacagcacagaggaaaggGACCTGTGGACATACATGAAAGAGAACAACA TTCCTGACATGGAGCAGCTGTATGAGCACTGGCTGCAGTCTCAGAAGCCTGGCTGGAGCGAGGAGGCCTCCAACAGCGCCATCAAGGAGAACGGGAAGCAGATCCACATGCCCACAGACTATGCTGAGGAGGTG GCTGGCAACCACTGTTGGCTTTGTGGTAAGAACTGCAACAGTGACCGGCAGTGGCAGCAGCACATCACCtcagaaaaacacagagagaaagtgtTTAACTCTGAGGACGATCAGAACTGCTGGCAGTATCGCTTCCCGACTGGCACCTTTAGAGTTTGCGAGAG ATACCTTAAAGGCACTTGCACAGAGGAGGAGTTGTGTAAACTGGCTCATGGAAACGAGGAACTAAAGGAATGGACGGAGCGCAGGGAGTTCCTTTTGATGAAACTGGCCAAAGCAAGAAAAGACCATCTTATAGCCCCAAATGACAATGACTTTGGCAAATATAGTTTTCTGCTTAAAGACATAAAGTAA
- the LOC139364723 gene encoding zinc finger CCCH domain-containing protein 7A isoform X3 — protein MGFLRLSHALLSQEHMKPEKDQDLKKQVNMSTLCQDRSSRWQDIENGLQFIQSTLPYPGTQERYEVFIQDLVRNLFGEGNDVFNEGEWMRSIEMYTEALSIAEYADSEDISVPTGTLEKLYANRAAAYLNIVPGLHDEALVDCEKALQLNEGNHRALYRKARALKELGRHKEAYEAVAKCSLAVPQDPNVIRLTQDLAKMLGLKIRKAYVRSKPALNVLPGSSYSGASNDKSHGSTSVEDIEIEVNQPTQETDGPDPAPPNLDPLAAMKVHPPRNERIEAESPPVSIIPSVSPVEVHTPEPIHVLVPLPIPISMPMPTLVNGARASPTQSYHLPMQKSRPDFDAEIIGDDLDDLLDQAGPGPTESPMIIPTMKGPIPFPTSAPSNSMPSPFLMPSHMNPFMHVASQCTVTLPPPYHKSQASGYSLGLDTFGVSSPLDSLDSLSMSEPQTGMQGVAYSQFNGYSQHPFMQLTDHDKPMGMALGMPDVTPLPAIVDLAKNPLADTHEFKQACSNCYVKTGLGVLDFTLYTEEHKCKKDILLGRIKNQQDKSWKLIRPRPTKSQYVGPYYICKDVAIGEGCRYPGHCTFAYCQEEIDVWSLERKGFICRDFLFDPFGPTSKINLTVPKILQEHHGIFMFLCGVCFDHKPRIISKTNKDNPSLCSHPVTKHAFEDQKCLVHILRENTVRYSKIRPYSPQNQMDICRHEVRYGCVREDECFYAHSLIELKVWMMQHQLGITPENIVHEASKFWNMEAGSQGSLQFTTPLKRFGPPNLKMQFVCGQCWRNGQVSEADKNKKYCTAKARHSWSKDKRVVLVSSIERKKWTTIRPLPTKKPIPSQFEICMHVSTGKKCQYIGNCTFAHSTEERDLWTYMKENNIPDMEQLYEHWLQSQKPGWSEEASNSAIKENGKQIHMPTDYAEEVAGNHCWLCGKNCNSDRQWQQHITSEKHREKVFNSEDDQNCWQYRFPTGTFRVCERYLKGTCTEEELCKLAHGNEELKEWTERREFLLMKLAKARKDHLIAPNDNDFGKYSFLLKDIK, from the exons ATGGGGTTTTTGAGGCTTTCGCATGCTTTGTTGAGTCAGGAGCACATGAAGCCTGAAAA AGACCAGGACCTAAAGAAACAGGTGaacatgtcaaccctgtgtcAGGACCGAAGCAGTCGCTGGCAGGATATTGAGAATGggctgcagttcatcca GTCAACTCTGCCCTATCCTGGGACTCAGGAACGATATGAG GTGTTCATTCAGGACCTTGTGAGGAATCTGTTTGGTGAAGGAAATGACGTGTTCAATGAAGGGGAATGGATGCGGTCTATAGAAATGTACACTGAGGCCTTGAGCATAGCAGAATATGCAGATTCGGAAGATATCAGTGTACCTACTGGAACGTTGGAAAAGCTGTATGCCAATCGAGCTGCTGCTTACTTGAACATAGTACCG GGTCTGCATGATGAAGCTCTAGTAGACTGTGAGAAAGCTCTTCAATTGAATGAGGGAAACCATAGAGCTCTTTATAGGAAAGCCAGAGCCTTGAAAGAGCTGGGCAGGCATAAAGAGGCCTATGAGGCTGTAGCGAAGTGCTCCCTTGCAGTGCCTCAG GATCCCAATGTCATACGATTGACTCAGGACCTGGCCAAAATGTTGGGATTGAAAATCCGTAAAGCCTATGTCAGGAGTAAG CCTGCCTTAAATGTTTTACCTGGATCAAGCTATTCAGGTGCATCCAATGACAAG TCTCATGGATCTACATCTGTGGAAGATATAGAAATTG AAGTGAATCAGCCCACTCAGGAAACTGATGGTCCAGACCCAGCCCCCCCGAACCTAGACCCATTGGCCGCCATGAAGGTGCACCCCCCTCGGAATGAGAGAATAGAAGCTGAGTCCCCCCCTGTCAGCATCATCCCTTCGGTCTCACCTGTTGAGGTTCACACCCCAGAACCCATTCATGTTCTGGTGCCCCTGCCTATTCCCATTTCCATGCCTATGCCTACGTTGGTCAATGGTGCCAGAGCCAGCCCTACCCAGTCTTACCATTTGCCAATGCAAAAGTCTCGCCCGGACTTCGATGCGGAAATTATTGGAGATGACCTGGATGATCTGCTGGACCAAGCTGGCCCCGGGCCCACAGAATCTCCCATG atCATCCCCACCATGAAGGGCCCTATCCCTTTTCCAACCAGTGCCCCTTCAAATTCCATGCCTAGTCCTTTCCTTATGCCATCTCACATGAACCCCTTTATGCATGTGGCATCACAGTGCACAGTGACTCTGCCTCCTCCCTACCACAAGTCACAAGCCAGCGGGTACTCTTTAGGTCTGGACACCTTCGGGGTCTCCTCTCCATTGGACTCACTGGACAGTCTCTCCATGTCAGAACCTCAGACAGGTATGCAAGGAGTTGCATACAGCCAGTTTAACG GATATAGTCAGCATCCATTCATGCAG TTGACTGACCATGATAAGCCAATGGGAATGGCCCTGGGGATGCCAGATGTAACCCCCCTCCCTGCAATTGTGGATCTGGCCAAAAATCCCCTGGCTGATACTCATGAATTCAAACAGGCATGCTCAAACTGCTATGTCAAAACTG GACTTGGAGTGTTGGATTTCACACTCTATACCGAAGAGCACAAATGCAAGAAGGACATATTACTTGGAAGGATAAAAAATCAACAAGACAAGTCATGGAAGCTGATCAGACCCAGACCGACAAAATCCCAGTATGTTGGACCATACTACATCTGCAAAG ATGTTGCCATTGGAGAGGGGTGCAGGTACCCTGGTCACTGCACATTTGCCTACTGCCAAGAGGAGATTGATGTTTGGTCCCTGGAGCGCAAAGGCTTCATCTGCAGAGACTTTCTCTTTGATCCATTTGGACCCACCAGTAAGATCAATCTGACTGTCCCGAAGATCCTACAGGAGCATCACGGGATATTCATGTTCCTCTGCGGG GTGTGTTTTGATCACAAACCCAGAATAATCAGCAAAACCAATAAGGACAACCCATCTCTTTGCTCTCACCCTGTGACAAAACATGCCTTTGAAGATCAGAA GTGCCTGGTCCACATTCTGAGGGAGAACACTGTGCGCTACTCCAAAATCCGTCCGTACAGTCCGCAGAACCAAATGGACATCTGTCGGCATGAGGTGCGCTACGGCTGCGTGCGGGAAGACGAGTGCTTCTATGCCCACAGCCTGATCGAGCTGAAGGTGTGGATGATGCAGCACCAGCTAG GCATCACTCCTGAAAATATAGTCCACGAGGCCAGTAAGTTTTGGAACATGGAGGCAGGCTCCCAAGGATCCCTG CAATTCACCACACCACTGAAGAGGTTTGGACCCCCAAATCTGAAGATGCAGTTTGTGTGTGGGCAGTGTTGGCGAAACGGCCAAGTTAGTGAGGCAGACAAGAACAAGAAGTACTGCACTGCCAAAGCCAGGCATTC GTGGTCAAAAGACAAACGAGTGGTGCTGGTGAGTTCCATCGAACGCAAGAAGTGGACAACGATCCGCCCTCTCCCAACAAAGAAGCCCATCCCGTCTCAGTTTGAG ATTTGTATGCACGTGTCTACTGGCAAAAAGTGCCAGTACATCGGAAACTGCACATTtgcacacagcacagaggaaaggGACCTGTGGACATACATGAAAGAGAACAACA TTCCTGACATGGAGCAGCTGTATGAGCACTGGCTGCAGTCTCAGAAGCCTGGCTGGAGCGAGGAGGCCTCCAACAGCGCCATCAAGGAGAACGGGAAGCAGATCCACATGCCCACAGACTATGCTGAGGAGGTG GCTGGCAACCACTGTTGGCTTTGTGGTAAGAACTGCAACAGTGACCGGCAGTGGCAGCAGCACATCACCtcagaaaaacacagagagaaagtgtTTAACTCTGAGGACGATCAGAACTGCTGGCAGTATCGCTTCCCGACTGGCACCTTTAGAGTTTGCGAGAG ATACCTTAAAGGCACTTGCACAGAGGAGGAGTTGTGTAAACTGGCTCATGGAAACGAGGAACTAAAGGAATGGACGGAGCGCAGGGAGTTCCTTTTGATGAAACTGGCCAAAGCAAGAAAAGACCATCTTATAGCCCCAAATGACAATGACTTTGGCAAATATAGTTTTCTGCTTAAAGACATAAAGTAA